AGTCTCCCGACTTGTAGCTTTGTTTTCAGATAAAAGGTCACAGCTCGGGAGAGCTGTGTTACTTGTATCTATAGCCACTGGTCATTTGGTTAAGAGTAGCTCAAGTCTCCCGACTTGCAGCTTATGTCGGGGTAATAAAAAAACACAGCTCATGATAGCTGTGTTACTAATATATCAAAAACAATATTTATAATTCCCTACAAAGGAATATTCCCATGTTTTTTAGCAGGATTTACCTTCGATTTGGTTTGGGTCATTTCTAAAGCCTGAATCAATTTCTTTCTGGTTTCTTCTGGCTTTATAATTTCATCAATATAACCCATTTGTGCTGCTTTATAAGGGCTGGCAAAATTGTCGCGGTATTCTTTTACGGCTTTTGCTTTTTCTTCCTCATTGAGTTTGCCTTTATAAATGATATTTACGGCACCATCAGGTCCCATAACAGCGATTTCAGCAGTGGGGTAGGCGAAGTTCACGTCGGCTCCAATATGCTTGCTCGACATTACATCATAAGCACCACCATAGGCCTTGCGAGTAATAAGTGTGATTTTTGGAACAGTGGCTTCTGCAAAGGCATATAGTAATTTAGCACCGTGCTTAATGATTCCGCCAAATTCTTGAGCCGTTCCGGGTAAGAACCCAGGTACATCTTCTAAGGTGATGATAGGAATATTAAAAGCATCGCAGAAACGTACAAAGCGAGCCGCTTTTGTGGAAGCATCAATATCTAAAACACCAGCTAACATGGCAGGCTGATTGGCTACAATACCCACCGGTTTACCGGCCATCCTGGCAAATCCAATGATGATATTCTTGGCATAATGGGGTTGGATTTCGAAGAAATGCTTTTGATCCACCACAGAATGAATCAAATCCATCATATCATAAGGCTTGTTAGGATCGGTAGGTACCAATTCATTAAGCGATTTGTCTAGTCTATTTACATCATCGGTACATACTTTCACTGGAGGATCTTCCATATTATTCGATGGCAAGAAGCTCAATAGCTCTCTCAGCATCATCATGGCTTGCTCATCGTCATCAGCAGTGAGGTGTGCGACACCACTTTTGCTATTATGAGTCATGGCACCACCCAGTTCTTCTTTGGTTACTTCCTCGTGAGTTACTGTTTTAATCACTTCTGGACCAGTGACAAACATATAACTGGTTTCTTTCACCATCATAATGAAATCGGTTATGGCTGGAGAGTAAACAGCACCACCAGCGCAAGGGCCTAGGATTGCAGAAATCTGAGGAATCACACCAGAACTCATCACGTTGCGGTAAAAAATATCGGCATATCCAGCTAAGCTTTCAACGCCTTCTTGAATACGAGCACCTCCGGAATCATTGAGACCTAAAACAGGAGCCCCCATTTTCATGGCCAAATCCATTACTTTAATAATTTTATCAGCATTGGTGCGGCTTAAAGAACCACCAAAAACGGTAAAATCTT
The DNA window shown above is from Lentimicrobium sp. L6 and carries:
- a CDS encoding acyl-CoA carboxylase subunit beta translates to MDKIREEKFNLLDKNNKEAELGGGQDRIDRQHQAGRKTARERIADLLDKGTFVELDKFVTHKTTDFDMDKSKFLGDGVVTGYGKVDRRLVYVFAQDFTVFGGSLSRTNADKIIKVMDLAMKMGAPVLGLNDSGGARIQEGVESLAGYADIFYRNVMSSGVIPQISAILGPCAGGAVYSPAITDFIMMVKETSYMFVTGPEVIKTVTHEEVTKEELGGAMTHNSKSGVAHLTADDDEQAMMMLRELLSFLPSNNMEDPPVKVCTDDVNRLDKSLNELVPTDPNKPYDMMDLIHSVVDQKHFFEIQPHYAKNIIIGFARMAGKPVGIVANQPAMLAGVLDIDASTKAARFVRFCDAFNIPIITLEDVPGFLPGTAQEFGGIIKHGAKLLYAFAEATVPKITLITRKAYGGAYDVMSSKHIGADVNFAYPTAEIAVMGPDGAVNIIYKGKLNEEEKAKAVKEYRDNFASPYKAAQMGYIDEIIKPEETRKKLIQALEMTQTKSKVNPAKKHGNIPL